Genomic segment of Paenibacillaceae bacterium GAS479:
AGGGACACTGTTTTGCCATTTACAGTAGCTTGGCTGCTGTTGATTTTCAGTTGAACCGTGGCTTTGCCCCGGGTTACTTTGAGTGTTTTATTTTGCGAGTTGAAGCTGAGTTTAGCACCGAGCTTGGATACAACTGCGCTGTAAGGCACCATTGTCGTGCCATTGATTACTTTCGGCTGGACATCAAAGCTTACTTGCTTGCTGTCAACCGTAACCTTGATTGGAGCAGCAGCGGCTGATGCACTTACAGGGACGGAGACGGCAGCGACGAGGAAGGAAAGAGATAGAGCAATAGCGCGAAAACGGGACTTTATCATAAAAACAAGAATCCACCTTTCAAGATGAGTGAGTGTATAACTTTTATTGATAACGATTATCATTATCGTTATATCCTACATTGTATAAGATTGTCAACATTTAAATTTATAAATAATGGAAGAGAGGGACTTCATTATAGAGCGACTTGTTCAGCCAACTGTCGGAACGCTTGATAAAGCTCATAATCTAGCTGCAGGAGTGCTTTATGGTCAACGGTATCTGCTTTTTGAATAGAATCGAACCCGTTCATCTTTGTCCCAATGAAGTCATGCATCTCGGAGCTGGCTTCATTGACATCTGATTTCATACTATCCCAGGCTTTTATTAGTTGAGCGGATGTTTCTTTTGCTCCAACATCGTCGCCGTCCTCGGCATCCTGCTTCAACTGCTTGATCAGTGAACGAGCTTCTTCAATGGACTTGTTTAATGTTTCATTCTTTTTTTTATCGGAAGAGGATGGGGCGGAATCTTTCTTCATAATTGAACCCGTTGCTGCTTTTGTAATGGACTCGTTGCTTTTCTTGGCATCCGCTGCTTTTGGAGGCGGGCTCGGTTTTTCATTCGATTTAGCAGTAGGGGATGCCGAAGGCTCGGTGGAGGGAGACGGTGTCGGTGAAGCTGTAGGTGAGGTTGTCGTGCCAGATTGAGCTTCCGCTGCAGGGCTTGTGGACGGAGATGGTGCGGGGCTCGTTAGAGCATCCGGCGGGGTGCTTTCTACAGAGGGGGATTGTTCATTCGACGTTTCAGCAGTCGCGGTCGACGACTTGTCTGTACTCGCATAGCGGTCGGATGATGAGGATGCGCTGCAGCCTGCTATCAGCGACACTGCCGCAATGGCGACAATGGTAAGGGTATAAACTCGTTTCAAGATGACTCCTCCTAGTATGATCTGTTGGCATATATTAGCATCTTAAATATAGTAGAAGATGCGGCAGCGATTATCAATCATTTTTTGATAACAATTCTCATTATCATTGACAAGAAAGAGCCACTACCTTATTCTGGATGGAGATAAAGGAGCTGAGCATATTGAACGCTCTTGAAACTCGCGGTTTGTCAGTAAGGTACGGGAATCAATACGTTTTTGAAGATCTCAATTTGTCCATTGATAAAGGGAAAATTACGGCGTTGATCGGCAGCAATGGATGCGGCAAGTCCACTTTGCTGAGGACGATGGCCCGTCTGCTTAAGCCGCAGGCGGGCAGCGTGCTGCTCGAGGGAGACAGCATCGCTTCATTGCCAACGAAGACGGTTGCGCAACGAATGGCGTTATTGCCGCAAGGTCCGACCGCACCTGAAGGGCTAACGGTGCTTCAACTCGTGAAGCAGGGCAGATATCCTTATCAAACCTGGCTGCAGCAATGGTCCAAAGATGATGAGCGTGAGGTATGGAATGCGCTGAGCAAGACCGGGCTCACCGAGATGGCCGAGCGTCCAGTGGACTCTCTTTCTGGCGGACAACGTCAACGGGCCTGGATCGCGATGGTGCTTGCTCAGGGTACGGAGATCGTGCTTTTGGATGAGCCAACTACATATCTTGATTTGACGCATCAGATTGAGGTGCTTGATTTGCTTTACCAGCTTAATGAGGAGGAAGGTCGGACGATTGTAGTTGTACTACATGATCTGAATCTTGCCTGTCGTTATGCCCATCATTTAGTTGCCCTTCACAATCAAGCGGTTTATGTTGAAGGCAAGCCTGAAGAAGTTGTCACTTCAGATATGATTAAAGCTGTCTTCAATCTTAAAGCGGATGTAATCATGGATCCCCTGTATGGAACACCACTATGCGTTCCTCATGGCAAGGGAAGAACGATATCTGAATAGAGAACGGGGTGCAAATAATGGCCTTCAACTACGAGCAGCAAGAGATGGAGCTGTTGATGCGAGAGTACCGGTTAACACTGGAGCCATCGCAGGACAGGGCTTTTTCTATTCCTTCCATGGATTTGCTGAACCAGGACAAATGCCTAGAATACCTGACTAAGACCGGTGAAATATTCGAGGCCGAGACGTTAACGGCCAATGCTTCTCTATTTGGTAAAAGGTACAGCTATCTCGTTATTGCTTCATCGCTTTACGCGATGAGTGTATTTGATAAGGGCTTGGATTACTGTCTTGAGAACTGCCATATCGAATCCGAGAGACAGGGTCATGCGTGGCTGCCCAAAGCTAGACTGGTCAATATGGAAGTCACTAGACCCCAACCGAACGCCCGGCAACAATGGCGCGATCGGGTCATTAACAATATATTTGAACATAATCTAAGCCGGGCATGGGATGCGATTTCCCGCTTTGTGCCTATGTCCAAGGCCGTTCTCTGGGAAAATACAGCTATTTATGTGTTTTGGCTCTATGAGAACAAGTTTTTGGAGGGACTTGGAGAGGAGCAGCAGGCTCGCCTTCGCGAGGATTTAAGCTATCTTGTCCAAGCGCCAGCCCATTTGTTCGGTGAAAAGAAAAATCCGCTTGCTACTTTTTATGGTCCTAAAGTCGCAACAGTTGGGTCTGAAAAACCAATTCGCATTCGAAAAACATGCTGTTTTTACTATCAGGCTTCGGATGAACCCGAGGATTATTGCTCCTCATGTCCTAAAATAAAACATGAGCTCATTCCGGAGAGTGTAATTTGATTCATACAGCAAATAAATATAGGAAAGCCTTGTTTCTTTTTGGAAACAAGGCTTTTTTTATTTCATTTTAATTCCTCTGTTGACAATTTAGGGATAGCTCATTATGCTGAATGAGGTAATTGATACTGAGTATCATTATCAATGAAAAGGAGGCTAGTAATATATTTAGTTCCTGGGAGGAGCAGTCTTAATGATTCACCGCTATCAGAATGCGCAGAATCGGCTCATTCAAAAAAAAGCTGTAGAAATGGGCATAGGCTGCCAGCCATTAATTTCTGGAAGCGAAGAATTCCTAGAGCTTACCTACAGGGATAAACATCTAATCATCAATAAAACCCGATCCCATCAAATGACGCTAATGTCGGGGCTGCTGGCTAAAAACAAGGAAGCTTCCAATCTGCTGCTGAGAAGAAGAGGATTGCCTGTCCCGGATTATCTCGTTGTGTCTGAACTTAGAGACGAAGCCACCCGTTTTTTGGAGAGACATCGCTCCATCGTGGTCAAACCACTGGATGCAAGCAACAGTGTGGGTGTAACCCTTCGCGTTAGAGATAACGAAGAGCTGAGAGCAGCGATAACGAATTCTCTTCGGTATAGCGATAGAGTGATGCTCCAGCAATACGTGACGGGGTTGGATTACCGGATTCTAGTCATAGGCGGACAGGCGGCTGGTGTGTTGGAATATGTACCAGCATTCATCGTCGGAGACGGGGAATCAACGATTCGGCAGCTCATCGACAGACTGAATACCGATCAGCTGAGAAGAAACAGTGACGGGGAGGCAAGTTCCTTTCTGCCGGTTGATTGCACTTCGGAGTCGTTGCAAGCCCACTTGAAAACGAGAGGCTTGACCCCATGGAACGTGCTGCAGCGGGAAGAGCGTTTGGAGCTATATGGAGCAAGCAGCATTTCGGTGGATACGATAAG
This window contains:
- a CDS encoding iron complex transport system ATP-binding protein gives rise to the protein MNALETRGLSVRYGNQYVFEDLNLSIDKGKITALIGSNGCGKSTLLRTMARLLKPQAGSVLLEGDSIASLPTKTVAQRMALLPQGPTAPEGLTVLQLVKQGRYPYQTWLQQWSKDDEREVWNALSKTGLTEMAERPVDSLSGGQRQRAWIAMVLAQGTEIVLLDEPTTYLDLTHQIEVLDLLYQLNEEEGRTIVVVLHDLNLACRYAHHLVALHNQAVYVEGKPEEVVTSDMIKAVFNLKADVIMDPLYGTPLCVPHGKGRTISE
- a CDS encoding Ferric iron reductase protein FhuF, involved in iron transport produces the protein MAFNYEQQEMELLMREYRLTLEPSQDRAFSIPSMDLLNQDKCLEYLTKTGEIFEAETLTANASLFGKRYSYLVIASSLYAMSVFDKGLDYCLENCHIESERQGHAWLPKARLVNMEVTRPQPNARQQWRDRVINNIFEHNLSRAWDAISRFVPMSKAVLWENTAIYVFWLYENKFLEGLGEEQQARLREDLSYLVQAPAHLFGEKKNPLATFYGPKVATVGSEKPIRIRKTCCFYYQASDEPEDYCSSCPKIKHELIPESVI
- a CDS encoding cyanophycin synthetase, coding for MIHRYQNAQNRLIQKKAVEMGIGCQPLISGSEEFLELTYRDKHLIINKTRSHQMTLMSGLLAKNKEASNLLLRRRGLPVPDYLVVSELRDEATRFLERHRSIVVKPLDASNSVGVTLRVRDNEELRAAITNSLRYSDRVMLQQYVTGLDYRILVIGGQAAGVLEYVPAFIVGDGESTIRQLIDRLNTDQLRRNSDGEASSFLPVDCTSESLQAHLKTRGLTPWNVLQREERLELYGASSISVDTISEIVIDRSKESNPAILNAAVEAAAALQLDVAGIDIRCQDITSPLDEANGGILEVNALPDMVDPYLFLDHDSIDVVKLYLNYLFGE